The region CGGTCGACGGCAGCGAGCCCGGCGCGGGCGCGGGAGCCGGGGCGGGTGCGGGCGGGCGGCCCGGCGGGGTGACGCCCGGGCGCGAGACCCGGCGGGCGTCGATGTCGTAGCGCCAGTTGCGGTCGCCGAGCGACCCGAGCGTGTAGTACGGGTAGAGCCCGAGGTACTCCCCGCGCGAGCGCTCCGACCAGGCCCGGCACTCCGGCGCAGCGGTCTTCCAGAAGCTCACGAGGTAGCCGGTCTCGTAGAGCCGCACGACGGTGTAGCCGCCGGGGTACTCCTTGACCGCGCCGCCCTCGAAGAACGGCACGGTGCCGGTCGTGCTCGACGTCGACCGGGTGTTGCGGTGGGTGTGGCCGGCGTAGACCGCGGCGACGTTGTCGCGCCCGGCGAGCAGCGCCCGGAAGGCGGCCGCGTCGGCGCTGTCGAGGTCGCTCGCCACCGGCGGCACGGCGTTGACCGCGCCGAAGTCGCTGGCCGGGTGGTGGAACAGCGGGATGGTCGCCTCTCCGCGGGCGAGCTCGGCCTCGAGGAAGTCGAGCTCCCCCTGGCGCAGCACCCCCGTCTCGGTCGCGTCGTTGCTGTCGAGCCCCACGAAGCGGTAGCGCGCCCGGTCGGTGCCGACCGTCACCGCGAAGTGCGTCGAGCCCGGCACGTAGCCGCCCGCGAAGGCGTCACCGAAGCAGTCCTTGGCCTCCGAACCGCTGCAGCCCTGCCACTCGGCGCCCGCGTGGAAGCGGTCGTGGTTGCCCCGGGTGACGAAGTACGCCGGGGCGTCGCCGGGCGCGACGTGCCCGGCACCCGCGAGCGCCCCGAAGGTGTCGAGGGTCGCCCGGGCCTCGAGCACCTCGGCCGGCCGTGCCTCCGCGGTGACGTCGCCGTTGGCGAGCAGCAGCGTGCAGCCGCGGGCCCTCGCCTCGGCGACAGCCGCACGGGCCATGAAGCGCCAGTAGGGGTCGTCGGGGTCGGCCGCGAAGCCGGGCGGCAGCCCGCCGGCCTCGGACGTGACGAGCCCGCTGACCGACTCCCCGAAGTGCAGGTCGTTCAGCCACGCAACCCGCCCGACCTCCCTGCCGGGCGGCGGCACGAGCGTGGTGAACGAGGGCGGCGCGGCCAGCGGTGGCTCGGCCCGCGGGAAGCCCTGGTTGGGGATCGTCGTCGGCACGGCCGGGATGCCACCGGACTCGGCGCGCCAGTAGTACGTCGTACCCGGCTTGAGTCCTGCGATCTCGACGTAGTGGTACGGCGTGGGCTCGTGGGCACCCACCTCGACCCAGGTCGTCGGGTCGGGGGTGGTTCCGAGCAGGACCCGGCCCGGGGCGGCGACGGGAGCCGGCCGCCCGAAGGAGTCCGGCGCGGTGACGTCACCGGTGAACCACGTGATGACCGCTTCGGTGTCGGTGACCGTGACGAGCTCGAGGTGCATCGGCACGGCCGGAGCGGCCGCGGAGGCGCGCTGCGAGAGCAGGACCCCGCCGGCGGGGAAGGTCGCGGCCACCAGCGCGCCGTAGCGGGCGAGCTGGCGGCGGGTCAGGAGGCTGTCGCACACGCGTCGCAGTCTGCCCGCCCGAGGTGTCTCGTGGGCGGACCCGTCGTAGCCGGGAGGTGGACGGGCCGCCCGCCCTGGCTAGCCTCTCGCGCATGGACGACGTCGAGCCCTGGGTGATTCTGCTGTCCGTCCTCACCGTGGTCGCGGTCTTCGCGGCCCTGGCCGCCCTGCAGCTGCGGGCCGTGCGCCGGATGGACGCCCCGGGGGAGGAGGGCCGGCAGGCGCGGCTCCGCTACGCGCGCCGCAGCTACGCCGCTGTCGTCGTACCCCTCGTCGAGGATCTGCAGGACCGGGTCGCGGCGCTCGAGCAGGAGGTGGACCGGCTCACCCGGAGCAAGCACTGGCCTGTCGCCTAGCCGACAGACGGACTGCGCGGTCGGGCAGCAGAGTGCGGGCACACCTCACCGACTGAAGGGCCCCCACCGATGAGCCTGCTCTCCCGCAAGCACTCCTACGACAAGCTCGCCGAGATCCCGTTCTTCGACGGGTGGACCAAGGACGAGCTCGGGCACGTCGACCGGGTGGCGGAGTGGGTGGGCTACGACCCGCTCGAGGTCCTCATCAAGCAGGGTTCCGTCGGCTACGAGTTCATCGTCATCCTGGCGGGCGAGGTCGACGTCATCATCGACGGCCAGGTCATCGCCTCGCTCGGCCCCGGCGACCACGTCGGCGAGATGGCGCTGCTCGACGGCAAGCCGCGCAACGCCAGCGTCGTCGCGAAGACCCCGGTGCGGGCGCTGCTCGTCGCGAGCCGCGAGTTCCGCGCGCTGGTCGACCAGGTCCCGTCGCTGGACCGCAAGCTGCTCGTCAGCCTCACCCGCCGCCTGCGCGGCGCGGAGTAGCTACAGCGCGTCGTCCTCGGGCAGCAGGTCCGGGTAGACCGGCGCCCGGCCCTCGGCCTTGGCGGTGAACGCCTCCGCCATGTCCGAGGGCTGGAACATGCCGGTCTGCCAGAAGCCGATCTGCTGCAGGCCGTCCTCGACGGAGTGGTCGCGGGCGAAGTTCATCGCGACCTTCGTGCCCCACACCGCGAGCGGGGACTGCGCGGCGATCTCGCGCGCGGTGGCCAGGGCCCCCTCGACGAGCGCCTCGTGGTCGGCGAAGACCTGCTGCACGAGCCCGGCCTCGTAGGCGCGCTGCGCCGGCACCCGCCGGCCGGTGTAGGCCATCTCGCGGGCGAAGCCCTCCGGGACGACCTTGCCGAGGCGCTGCAGGGTGCCGAGGTCGGCGGTCATGCCGAGGTTGGTCTCCATGACGCAGAAGAACGCGTCGGCGCTCGCGTAGCGGACGTCGCACGCCGTCACGAGGTCGACCGCGCCGCCGATGACGCCGCCCTGGCAGGCCACGATCACGGGCACGCGGGCCTGCTCGAGGGCGCTGAAGGCGTGCTGCAGGTGGCGGACCGTCGACAGCAGCGCGGCGTTGGCCCGCCCTGTCTCGGCGCCGCCGCGACCGCGGTCGGCTCCGGTGAAGACAGACAGGTCCATCCCGGCGCTGAAGTGCCGACCGGTGCTCGACAGCACGACGGCCCGGGCCTCCGCCCGTCGCGACAGACCGGTGACGATCTCGGGCAGCTCGCGGTAGAAGTCGGCCGTCATCGTGTTGAGCTCGTCCGGGCGGGAGAGCACGACGTGGGCGACGTTGTCGGTGATCGTGACGTCGAAGCAGCGGTGGGGCATCCGTCGATCCTGCCGCAGGGCGGTCTACGGTCGACAGGTGGCTGTGCTGACGATGTCCGGGGTCGCCGTTGTCCGTGAGGGCGCGACGCTGCTCGCCGATGTCGACTGGCGGGTGTCCGAGGGTGAGCGCTGGGTCGTCCTCGGCCCCAACGGTGCCGGCAAGAGCACCCTGCTGCAGGTCGCGAGCGCCTCGCTGTTCCCGAGCCGCGGCAGCGTCACGCTGCTCGGCGAGCGCTTCGGCGAGGTCGACCTCGGCGAGCTGCGCACCCGGGTCGGCCTGTCGAGCGCGCTGCTCGCCGACCGTGTCCCCCCGCACGAGCGCGCGGTCGACGTCGTCGTGACCGCCTCCTGGGGGGTCGTCGGGAGGTGGCGCGAGGCGTACGACGACGCCGACACGTCCCGCGCCGTCGACCTGCTCGGGCGGGTGGGGTTGCGGGCCTTCACCGACCGCCGGTTCGGCTCGCTGTCGGAGGGTGAGCGCAAGCGGGTGCTGCTGGCCCGCGCGCTGATGGCCGACCCGGAGCTGCTGCTGCTCGACGAGCCGGCTGCCGGGCTCGACCTCGGCGCCCGCGAGGCGCTGCTGCGGCTGCTCACCCGGCTCGGCTCGGACCCGGGGGCGGCGCCGACCGTGCTCGTCACCCACCACGTCGAGGAGGTCCCCGTCGGGACCACCCACGCCCTGCTGCTGTCACGCGGGCGGGTCGTCGCGCAGGGCCCTGTCGGGCAGGTCCTCACCGGCCCGCTGCTGTCGCAGGCGTTCGGGCTGCCGCTCGTCGTGGAGGCCCGCGACGAGCGCTACACGGCCCGCGCCGTCCTGGCCTGAGCCGGGCGGGACGCGGACAGCCGCCGTCCCGAGGGGACAGCGGCTGTCAGGGTGAAGCGGGAGAGGCCGGGATCAGGCCGGGATCGTCGCGGTCTCGTCGACCCACTCGACGGCAGCGGCGCGGACCTTGTCCTCGTGCTGCTTGGCGTGGTGGGCGCAGAACAGCAGGTCACCGGAGGCGAGGACAGCGCGGACGTAGGCCTGGGCACCGCAGCGGTCGCAGCGGTCGGCAGCGGTCAGAGTCGGGGTCAGGGCAGGGGTCACGGTGCTGGTCACGTCTGTCACAACACCACAATGCTCCGACACGTTCCCCACCGGGGGAGGATGTGCGGTGTGTCGCCCAACCGTGATGTCCCATCCGTCACTCCTGTCACAGACGGTGCCGCCCGTGCTGCAGGGCCGTTGCACGGCCTGCTCGTGGCCGACTTCAGCCGGGTCCTGGCCGGTCCGTTCGCGACGATGATGCTGGCCGACCTCGGGGCCCGCGTCGTCAAGGTCGAGCGCCCCGGCACGGGCGACGACTCGCGGACCTACGGCCCCTTCCTCGCGGGCCGGTCGCTCTACTTCGCGCGGGTCAACCGCGGCAAGGAGTCGGTCGCGCTCGACCTCAAGGACCCGGTCGACCTCGACGTCGCCCGCGGGCTGGTCGCGGCGGCCGACGTCGTGGTCGAGAACTACCGCCCAGGCGTCATGGACCGGCTCGGCCTGGGTCACGAGGCCGTCGCGGCGGTCAACCCCCGGGTCGTCTACTGCTCGATCTCGGGCTTCGGCCACACCGGCCCGTGGTCGCAGCGCCCGGCCTACGACGCGGTCGTGCAGGGCATGAGCGGGATCATGGGCATCACCGGCCCGCCCGACGGCCCGCCGGTCAAGCCCGGCATCCCGGTCGCGGACCTCTCCGCGGGCCTCTACGCCTTCGGCGCGATCACCAGCGCGCTGCTCGGCACGGCCCGCACCGGCCGCGGCACCCACCTCGACATCGCGATGTACGACGCGACGGTGAGCCTGCTTGAGGGCGCGGCGCTCTCCTACCTGGCGACCGGGCAGGACCCGGGGCGGATCGGCAACGCCCACTTCGCGATCGCGCCGTTCGACACCTTCGCCTGCGCCGACCGCGACATCACGGTCTGTGCGGCCAACGACGCGCAGTTCGCCGCGCTAGCGGCCGCCCTCGGCGTACCCGCTCTGGCTGTCGACCCTCGCTACGCGACCAATGCGGCCCGCCACGAGCACCGAGCGCCCATGAAGGCCGCGCTCGAGGCGCGGCTGCGGGAGCACCCGGCGGAGCACTGGCTGGCCGAGCTCGACCTCGTCGGGGTGCCGTGCGGGCCGATCGCCGACGTCGCGGAGTCGATGTCGTCGGAGCAGGTGAAGGTCCGGCGGATGGTCGTCGACGCGGGCGGCCTGCCGGTGCCCGGCAACCCGGTGAAGGCCTCGGCCTACGACGACCCGACCGTGCGTCCCGCAGCGCCGCTGCTCGACGAGCACGGCCCGGCCGTGCGCGCGGAGTTCGGGCCGTGACCGGCCAGTCGACGTTGCTGCTCGTGCTCGACCTGCTGGGCGTCTTCGTCTTCGCGCTGTCGGGCGCGCTGGTGGGGGTGCAGCGCCGCCTCGACGTCTTCGGCGTGCTCGTCCTCGGGGTCGTCGCGGCGCTGGGCGGTGGGGTCGCCCGCGACCTGCTCATCGGGGTGCCGCCCGCCGCGCTGCGCGACGACCGCTACCTGCTGGCCGCTGTCGTCGGGGGCGTGGTCGTCTTCTTCGGCAGCCGTCACGTCGAGCGGCTGGCCGGCGCGGTGCGGCTGTTCGACGCGGCGGGGCTCGGGCTGTTCGTCGCGTCGGGCACCTCTAAGGCGCTCGACGCCGGGCTCGGTGCGGTGCCGGCCGTCGCGGTGGGCTGCCTCACCGGCATCGGCGGCGGGGTGGTCCGCGACGTGCTCGTCGCCGACGTGCCGCTGGTGCTGCGCCGGGAGGTCTACGCCGTGCCCGCCCTGCTCGGTGCCGCGGTGGTCTGCCTCGCCGACGGGACGGGGGCGCCGGACGGGCCCTCGACGGCGGTCGCCGCGGTGCTCGTCTTCGCGCTGCGGATGCTCGCGGTGGCCAGGGACTGGCACGCGCCCGTCGCCCGCCGCCACGGCGACTCGCCCCTCCCCGGCTGATCTTCGCCTTCTTGCGGGGCGCCGAGCGTGGCGCATCGCAACGGGGCGAAGATCAGCCGGGGGGTGGGGGCGGGGGCGACTGGCGTGGCGGGGGCGGGGCGGGGCGGGTCAGCCGAGGAGGCGGACGAGGACGCGCACGCGTCGGGACCGCAGCTGCTCCTCGAGCGTCGTCCGGCCAGACACGAGCCGGACGAACAGCTCCCACATCCCCGGCAGCCAGCGCATCACGAGGTGCACCGCACCGGGGCGCTTCGTGAAGACCCGCAGTGCGACCCGGCCCGCCATCACCTCCGGGCCCAGCTGGGCGAGGACGGCAGCGTCGTACGACGTGGGGTCGGTCGCCGCGGCGGTGCCGGCGAGCGCCCCGCTGCGCAGCGCGAAGGAGATGCCCTCGCGGGTCCACGGCTCGAGCAGGCCCGCGGCGTCGCCGGCGACGAGGACGGCGCCGCGCCGGACGGGGGAGTCGTCGGCGCGGACCCGGGTGAGGTGGCCGCCGTCGTGCACCGCGGAAGCGAGGTCGAGCCCGAGGGAGGCGACGAAGGACCGGTAGTAGTCGCGGACGGCGTCGCCGTGCTCGCGCGCGCCGATGACGCCGACGGTGAGGGTGTCGCCCTTGGGGAAGACCCAGCCGTAGGAGCCGGGGACCGGTCCCCAGTCGAGCAGCACGTGGCCGTCCCAGTCGGAGCCGGGCGGGGTCGGCAGCTCCGCCTCCATGCCGAGGTCGACCTGGTCGCAGACGACCCCGACGTAGGCCGCGGCGCGGCTGCTCGAGCCATCGGCGCCGACGACCGCGCGCGCCCACACCGGGCCGGTCGAGGTGCCGAGCGTGATGACGCCGTCGGCCTCCGCCAGCGCCCCGACGAGCACCCCGGTGCGGACCGTGGCGCCGGCGGTCACGGCGGCGTCCACCAGCGCGGCGTCCATCTCGGAGCGCAGCACCATCGGCAGGAACGCCTCGGTGGAGCGGGTGAAGCGGCGCCGGCCGCGGGACGTGAAGGTGACCCTGCCGACGTGGTCGCGCGACAGCGCCGTGACGTCGACACCGGTGGCGGCGAGCACCTGCTGCGACACCCCGATGAGGCCGCCACCGCAGCGCTTGTAGCGGGGGAGCGCGGCCCGCTCGAGCAGCAGCGTGCGGGCACCGGCCTCGGCGGCGGCGCGGGCGGCCGCTGCCCCTGCCGGTCCGGAGCCGATCACGACGACGTCCCAGACGTCCCTCACGGGAGGAGGTGCACGGGGACGTCGACGTGACGGGACCGGAGGTACTCCCCGAGCCCCTTGGCCTGCGGGTCGAACCGGGTTGAGGATGCGACGCCCTCGCCGAGCAGCCCGTGGACCACCACGTTGACGGCGCGCAGGTTCGGCAGCGCGAAGACCTGGACCGCGAGCCCGTCGGCCTCGGGCAGGAGCACCCGCAGCTGGGCCTCGTCGAGCCAGCCGAGCAGCCAGTCCGCGGCGGCGTCGGTGCGGGCCCAGAGCCCGATGTTGGCGTTGCCGCCCTTGTCACCGGACCGCGCGCCGACGACTGTCCCGAGCGGCACCCGCCGGGTCGGGCCGCCCGCGGCGACGGGTGCGGGCGCGGGGGAGGAGGTGGTTGTCGTCGTACGCCCCGGGGTGTGTGCGACCAGCTCGCGGCGGCCGTCGTGGTGGACCACGACGTGCTCGACCAGGGGCGCGTGCGAGGCGGGCACGAGCAGCGGGACGTAGACGCCGTAGGGCTGCGCGTCGCCGGGCGGGGCGGTGAGCGTGAAGCCGGGGTAGCTGCCGAGCGCGAGCTCGACGGCGGCAGAGGAGAAGGCCCGGCCGACCGGGTCCGCAGACGGGTCCTTCGCGCTGACCCGCAGCAGCGCGACGGCCTGCTCGTTGGTGGGCGCGTCCTCGCGATCCAGCCGCACGAGCCGGTGCTCCAGGACGGCGGGCGCCACCGGGAGGGCATCGCGCAGGCCGGCCATCGCGAGCTCAGCCTTGGCCTCCACGTCGAGGCCGGTGAGGACGAGGTCCATCCGGTTGCGGAAACCCCCGAGGGCGTTGACGCAGACCTTCAGCGCACCGGTCGGGGGCTGGCCGCGGACCCCGCTGAGGCGGACCCGGTCGGGCCCGTCGTCGGTGACCGCGATCGTCGAGAAGTCGGTGACCACGTCGGGTCCGGCGTAGAGGGGGGAGGAGATCTCGTAGAGCAGTTGGGCGGTGACGGTGCCGACCGTGACGGCCCCGCCGGTGCCGGGGTGCTTGGTGACGACCGCGCTGCCGTCGGCGGCGACCTCCGCGACGGGGAAGCCCATCCGCAGCGGCTGCGCGACCTCCTCGGTGACGAAGGAGTAGTTGCCGCCGGTGGCCTGGGTGCCGCACTCCAGGACGTGGCCGATGACGACCGCGCCGGCGAGGCGGTCCCAGTCGTCGCGCGCCCAGCCGAAGTGCGAGGCCGCGGGCCCGACGACCAGCGAGGCGTCGGTGACGCGCCCGGTGACGACGACCTGGGCGCCCGCGTCGAGCGCTGTCGCGATGCCCCAGGCGCCGAGGTAGGTGTTGGCCGTGAGGGCCTGCCGGCCGTCGAGCGTGACGGCGTCCATCGCCTGCAGGTCGAGCTCCGCGAGGCGCTCGAGGACGTCGTCGCCCTCGACGTGCGACACGGCCAGAGGTACGCCGAGGCGCTCCGCGAGCGCGCGCACCGCGTCGGCGCACGCGGCCGGGGCGAGCCCTCCGGCGTTGACGACGACGCGGGTGCCCCGGTCCGCCACGGTGCCGAGGACGCCCTCGAGCTGGCGCAGGAAAGTCGTCGCGTAGCCCTTCGCGGGGTCCTTGAGGCGCGAGCGCCACAGGATGAGCATGGTCAGCTCCGCCAGGTAGTCACCCGTCACCACATCGACCGGCCCGTCGTTGACCACCTCCGAGAGCGCGGACAGCCGGTCGCCGTAGAAGCCGGAGCAGTTCGCGATGCGCAAGACGTCCACCCCGTGTGGATAGCAGACGAGTGGGTAGGGCAAACGGATCGGCTGCACCCAGGCGGTCGACGAGACGGAGGTGCAGCGCGTGCGGGCTCGTGTCGTCGCGCTGGGCCTGGCTCTCACCGCCTGCGGTGGTGTGGTGACCGCGACCCGCGGCCTGCCCGTCACCACCGTCCCCTCGAGCCTCGCCGTCCAGCCTCCGATGGAGGTGGCGGCCGAGGCGCAGGTCGCCCCCTCGGCGGTCCCCCTCGCCCCCTCGGTGGCTCCGCTGCGGACCCTGCGGACCCCTGACCTCGTCGTCACCGTCGTGCGCCCCTTGACCGCCGCCCAGGCCGCCCGGCTGCGTGCGATCACCGGGGTCCGAGGCCTCACCG is a window of Mycobacteriales bacterium DNA encoding:
- a CDS encoding geranylgeranyl reductase family protein, whose amino-acid sequence is MRDVWDVVVIGSGPAGAAAARAAAEAGARTLLLERAALPRYKRCGGGLIGVSQQVLAATGVDVTALSRDHVGRVTFTSRGRRRFTRSTEAFLPMVLRSEMDAALVDAAVTAGATVRTGVLVGALAEADGVITLGTSTGPVWARAVVGADGSSSRAAAYVGVVCDQVDLGMEAELPTPPGSDWDGHVLLDWGPVPGSYGWVFPKGDTLTVGVIGAREHGDAVRDYYRSFVASLGLDLASAVHDGGHLTRVRADDSPVRRGAVLVAGDAAGLLEPWTREGISFALRSGALAGTAAATDPTSYDAAVLAQLGPEVMAGRVALRVFTKRPGAVHLVMRWLPGMWELFVRLVSGRTTLEEQLRSRRVRVLVRLLG
- a CDS encoding acyclic terpene utilization AtuA family protein, whose amino-acid sequence is MDVLRIANCSGFYGDRLSALSEVVNDGPVDVVTGDYLAELTMLILWRSRLKDPAKGYATTFLRQLEGVLGTVADRGTRVVVNAGGLAPAACADAVRALAERLGVPLAVSHVEGDDVLERLAELDLQAMDAVTLDGRQALTANTYLGAWGIATALDAGAQVVVTGRVTDASLVVGPAASHFGWARDDWDRLAGAVVIGHVLECGTQATGGNYSFVTEEVAQPLRMGFPVAEVAADGSAVVTKHPGTGGAVTVGTVTAQLLYEISSPLYAGPDVVTDFSTIAVTDDGPDRVRLSGVRGQPPTGALKVCVNALGGFRNRMDLVLTGLDVEAKAELAMAGLRDALPVAPAVLEHRLVRLDREDAPTNEQAVALLRVSAKDPSADPVGRAFSSAAVELALGSYPGFTLTAPPGDAQPYGVYVPLLVPASHAPLVEHVVVHHDGRRELVAHTPGRTTTTTSSPAPAPVAAGGPTRRVPLGTVVGARSGDKGGNANIGLWARTDAAADWLLGWLDEAQLRVLLPEADGLAVQVFALPNLRAVNVVVHGLLGEGVASSTRFDPQAKGLGEYLRSRHVDVPVHLLP
- a CDS encoding enoyl-CoA hydratase-related protein; protein product: MPHRCFDVTITDNVAHVVLSRPDELNTMTADFYRELPEIVTGLSRRAEARAVVLSSTGRHFSAGMDLSVFTGADRGRGGAETGRANAALLSTVRHLQHAFSALEQARVPVIVACQGGVIGGAVDLVTACDVRYASADAFFCVMETNLGMTADLGTLQRLGKVVPEGFAREMAYTGRRVPAQRAYEAGLVQQVFADHEALVEGALATAREIAAQSPLAVWGTKVAMNFARDHSVEDGLQQIGFWQTGMFQPSDMAEAFTAKAEGRAPVYPDLLPEDDAL
- a CDS encoding TRIC cation channel family protein; this translates as MTGQSTLLLVLDLLGVFVFALSGALVGVQRRLDVFGVLVLGVVAALGGGVARDLLIGVPPAALRDDRYLLAAVVGGVVVFFGSRHVERLAGAVRLFDAAGLGLFVASGTSKALDAGLGAVPAVAVGCLTGIGGGVVRDVLVADVPLVLRREVYAVPALLGAAVVCLADGTGAPDGPSTAVAAVLVFALRMLAVARDWHAPVARRHGDSPLPG
- a CDS encoding metallophosphoesterase family protein is translated as MCDSLLTRRQLARYGALVAATFPAGGVLLSQRASAAAPAVPMHLELVTVTDTEAVITWFTGDVTAPDSFGRPAPVAAPGRVLLGTTPDPTTWVEVGAHEPTPYHYVEIAGLKPGTTYYWRAESGGIPAVPTTIPNQGFPRAEPPLAAPPSFTTLVPPPGREVGRVAWLNDLHFGESVSGLVTSEAGGLPPGFAADPDDPYWRFMARAAVAEARARGCTLLLANGDVTAEARPAEVLEARATLDTFGALAGAGHVAPGDAPAYFVTRGNHDRFHAGAEWQGCSGSEAKDCFGDAFAGGYVPGSTHFAVTVGTDRARYRFVGLDSNDATETGVLRQGELDFLEAELARGEATIPLFHHPASDFGAVNAVPPVASDLDSADAAAFRALLAGRDNVAAVYAGHTHRNTRSTSSTTGTVPFFEGGAVKEYPGGYTVVRLYETGYLVSFWKTAAPECRAWSERSRGEYLGLYPYYTLGSLGDRNWRYDIDARRVSRPGVTPPGRPPAPAPAPAPAPGSLPST
- a CDS encoding CoA transferase, whose protein sequence is MCGVSPNRDVPSVTPVTDGAARAAGPLHGLLVADFSRVLAGPFATMMLADLGARVVKVERPGTGDDSRTYGPFLAGRSLYFARVNRGKESVALDLKDPVDLDVARGLVAAADVVVENYRPGVMDRLGLGHEAVAAVNPRVVYCSISGFGHTGPWSQRPAYDAVVQGMSGIMGITGPPDGPPVKPGIPVADLSAGLYAFGAITSALLGTARTGRGTHLDIAMYDATVSLLEGAALSYLATGQDPGRIGNAHFAIAPFDTFACADRDITVCAANDAQFAALAAALGVPALAVDPRYATNAARHEHRAPMKAALEARLREHPAEHWLAELDLVGVPCGPIADVAESMSSEQVKVRRMVVDAGGLPVPGNPVKASAYDDPTVRPAAPLLDEHGPAVRAEFGP
- a CDS encoding cyclic nucleotide-binding domain-containing protein; this encodes MSLLSRKHSYDKLAEIPFFDGWTKDELGHVDRVAEWVGYDPLEVLIKQGSVGYEFIVILAGEVDVIIDGQVIASLGPGDHVGEMALLDGKPRNASVVAKTPVRALLVASREFRALVDQVPSLDRKLLVSLTRRLRGAE
- a CDS encoding ABC transporter ATP-binding protein; this translates as MSGVAVVREGATLLADVDWRVSEGERWVVLGPNGAGKSTLLQVASASLFPSRGSVTLLGERFGEVDLGELRTRVGLSSALLADRVPPHERAVDVVVTASWGVVGRWREAYDDADTSRAVDLLGRVGLRAFTDRRFGSLSEGERKRVLLARALMADPELLLLDEPAAGLDLGAREALLRLLTRLGSDPGAAPTVLVTHHVEEVPVGTTHALLLSRGRVVAQGPVGQVLTGPLLSQAFGLPLVVEARDERYTARAVLA